The genome window TCTCTAGCCTCTACGCATCTGGGATACTATAGGCCATTTCCCTCCTCCAGAAGAAAGAAATGGCTCAAGAAGCGAGCCTTGCAAGACAATGCATGACTGCTTCGCACGACATGAAACGGCATGTCTTCTGTCAGTGTTACTTATAAAGCCGATGAACAATGCAAAAGGCACAGATGAATGCGCCCATATCTGATGCTACCCTCGGAACGTCAATCGAAAAGGTTAAATCCTGGTAAGCTCATAACTGAATTCGCCAATATGGCATTTTTTTCTCCTCTCTCCAGTACAAGTTGGTTTTGCAAGCCTTGACAGGCACACGACTCTATGAAATAAACGAAAACTAATTATGAGTCTCGCAGAAAAGATGATCATCATGCACCTGTACCATCGTCGTCAGGCCCTCCTGCATGGTTACATTAGGCAGACAATGGCACGGTGCATCAGCAGCTGAAGACAACTTTACTTGAAGGCCTCGTATAGTTGCTTGATATTCATCACCCACACATAGTGCCTCGCTGTTTGTTATACATGCCAATGAATGCATAAAAACCCACTCATCGTTGCGCTTCTGCATCCATGCTGGACTTCTCTGCGTCGCCACTGGCCATAGAAACCAAGTCTTTGGTGGATTTGCGAGCTCGCTGAGAAGGCCGGTTTGTCAACGTGTTCTTTGGGTCACCCTTCCGCTTCCCGCTTCCAAGAAGTCCAAAAGCAACAGCTTCTAAAGCTTTTGCAGTGGGAGGCCTGTTTCTGGTTCCATGCCTCCGAGGATTTGCCTGCAAAGCAAGCTCAGGTTGTTTGCTAGCAGGTCTTCCTGTTGCCTCCGAAGGATCACAAACCATGTTGCTGTTTGAAACGGAGGGGGCTTCATCAGCCTTCATACCACCATGATTATCTGATGATGTGATGCGTATGTTTCTGATTGCCTTATCGCTGTGTGTTGTCTCCAGCTTATTCGAGTTGATCAGACCACTAACCTGAGCACTTTCTTTGGCAAACTGTGTCTCATCGACAGTGATCTTTGAACGAACTTGTGCCTCTGAACACTCAAATGACTTGTCCTCAATTAAGTTCGCTAAACTCATTTTCTCATTTGGCCCATCATTGGTAAGAGAGTGCGCTGCATCTCTTTTCGGCTCAGATGGCTTCTCCTTTGTTGAACAGCTTGCAATTGTTTTGGTCTGGAAAGTGCCACCAGCATCAACAGCAATTGGTTTTGATGAAGTAGATAGTGgcttgtttttctctttctctaaaCCACCACCTTTCGAGAAAGAAAAGCTGTGTCGGCTGGTCTGTTCATTACTACAGCTAGCTAATCTTCTGCGCTTTGACACTGGGGATAAATACTTGCGCCTTTCAGTTTTTGTTTTGAGGCCATAGGTTATTGTCAAATCAATTTTGTCATCATTGCCATTCGAAGAATGACCATTAGCAGTCACCATGTTTTGCAATGAATCCACTGAAACCATTTCAATGTCCTTTACATCAGCTGTAACTCGTCCACAATTTCCCTGGTCACCTGATAATCTATCACTGGCATCTTGCTCCTCCGAGGAACTATCACTCACCATATTAGATGAATGATGTATAAGGCCAAAAGTAATATTTGCATCTGCAGGTAAGCTCCTCAGCTCCCTCACTTTGAAAGGTGCTTCCCCTTCGACTAAGCTAGTATCAATTATTGTGAACTTCGGAAGCTCCTGATATCCATCTAAAGGACTATCTTGGTTCAGTTTCATATCTGTGATACAATCATTTTTCTCAGCAGTTAAACCATTGTCTATTCCATCAGCCTCCAACTCAAGAAGAACAGGATCCGCTGCCACCTTTTTAAGGACATCGCTGACAGAATCAAAATAATGAGTGCCTTTAGTGAGTTTGCTTCTGGAGAACTTTTTGATGCCCGGCACAAGAAATACAAGGCAAGTCTTAGTTGTGCTGACATCTTTTGGTTGCTCCGAGTGCCACCCTTTCGCAAGCAAACGAGGCCAGACAGCTTCCCAAAAAATATCATTCGATCTTGTCTTACTTCTTCTGAAATCACCAGTTAAGAACTTGATTATATCTTCTGAAGCAAGTGAGGAACAATCTTTGCCTGCAGGCAAGTCGGGGTGAACAGAGAGAACTTGATTTGGTTTAGAAGGGTCCATAACAGACCCAGTCAAATCATGCTTCCATTTACCAATCCCAACCGCCTCCACAAAAGCTTCTGTTCCAACAATGGATTTCAGAGTGAAGACAAATTCCTCCAAAGATGTTTGACTATCACTGAAAGATTTGAAAACCTGCAACATGTGAAAGCAATACAACTCATATGGCAATGCATAACAGAAGATCAACATCCTTCAATAATGTTAGCAAATATATGAAACTGAAAGTTAATGATTCTTCTGTGGAAATAAACTAGGCAAATTAATTGTGCTTAGAACATCAGAAATTGGGCTATTGTATACTAATCCTGGATAGCACAGTTTAAGCAATGCGAAGTAATAAACACTTTTCACAGAGAATAGATCAAAACACAGAAAATAACAATGCTCAAATGCACGCCTGCAATTGCTTCATCTTTCCAGTCTGATGTTCATAAGCATAGAAGTCCTTGAGAGTATATTGAAGATTTGAATGCATTAAAGTTTGCTATTGGGGGCCAAAGCAAATATGCTTGGACAACCCTCCATATGTTGGTCACTCTATGAGACTATGACACTAGCTAAACAGATAAACTCAGCCAACTGGAAACTGGGGGAATATAAATGGAGCAAATCAAACTTGAAAGTGTTACTTCGAGGAATACATGTGTTTGCTTTTATAGAACAATAGGAATATTTAGGATGTCATATAGCAAGAAAAactaccatttttttttttatgctgAGGGTCAGACTGAGCAGATCCTAAGGATAAGGTTAATCttcaaatatcatgagcatAATTTCGTATTCAGCCATTTAAATGTCCAATTAATCAGTAAACTACAATGAAATGACAAAAGAATAGATATTCTTGCAACCAATAGCATTGCAACATACCTCAatcaatgaatcatgagcttcagtAGGGATTTTAGATTTCAGACGTGATATAAGCTCTTGCTGTCGTGATCCTTGAAAAATGCGTTCCCCAAGAAtgcatctcttattttttgcCTTTCTACAGTCCGACCATCTTTTATATGCATCTCTTTGGTAGAACTTCCCGTAGTAGTATGAAAGCACATCGCCAACACTCTTAGTACTCAGAAACCTGCTCAGCAGGTTCAGATTTTTGCCAAAAATGTAGAGCCCAAGGAGAAACAGCTCTGCCTCATGATCACTCCAAAGGGCAATGGGTGAATAAGGCAGTGGATTTAATTGTTTGGTTTCTCTTTGCTGCATCATTGGATTATTGATGAAGTTGACGCCTTCTTGAGTGGGGCAAGGAGCCAATTTTTCATCATGTGCTTGATTACTGTCAGATTCAACCTGAACTACTAGCACCACTCTCTCAGGATCCTGATAAGTTGGATCGCATTTGCTTGTGTTATTGCTGGTTGGACAAATTGAGGTCACCTGACTTTCCTCATCTCTGCTATTGGCTCTTGCTTCggtttctgaatttttttgcgTTTGtagttcctcttcctccttatTGACTTCACTTGGTGATGCCCACATAATTGGTAGAGCTAACCCAACCACAACAGGGTAACCATAACCACGTAACGTGGAATCGCTAAGTGAACTGGTCATGAGCTCATGGTGCTCATCCTCTGTAACCAGTTTGGGGATTTCTGCCTGGTGCTCAATTCCAATGCATGGACATACTGGTGTGTCATCACATATCACATCTGAAGCAAGAGAAGCTTCTGAAGAAGGCTGGTGGTCACCATTGTCTTCAAGATCGAGTGACTCCATCTATCACAATTAGAACAAATGACTGCAATTTGTCAAAAGCCATTACAATATTACAAGAACATGTGCATCATCAGTATAaataacaatattttttttgaagggGAGTATAAATAACAAAATTGGCCATGCATTTTGGAAGAATGAACCAGAAGGGTATACatgtaaattttttttcttttttcagaatTCTTATGAGCTTACATGCATCCCCATGATGCATGATCACTGTAGCATCTGAAATATATTATATGAAACAGAAAAGTAGTCGACAGTAGTAGTTTACTACCTTTGCAGTGAGTAGCTGAAGTAGAAATATAGATACCAGCATCACTACATGAGATGACCGATGCTACTATGCCTAATCACATCCTAAAATCATATTCAAACCTTTGTAATAACTAAAATCACATGAAATAGCTCAAATATAAGATTAAGGGGGGAAAagttttcagaaaaaaagagTTGACTTCCCTAGCCACACAAATTAGTTGCAAACTTGTTACTGCCATGCAAGCAATGCTAGTAGAGGAACAAATGCCACCGCAATAAGTGCCATCGAAATGATACGTTCCAGGTGTTCCAACAGGAAAACTGCATCACATACAAAACACAGGCAACACTAACACTTGCAAGCGGCAAATGAAGTCAATGTCTACGACGTGTAAGCTTCACCAAAGTGGGATCATCGATGAATATAACTCGCAAGTGTAAAATACCTcgtgaaagaaacaaaaacctAGTCTTGACTGATTGAATAGCTCCGTAGTTAATGCAGAATTACTTATCACCATCAAGCACTGCACCATCATGACCAGAACCTATCAACCAACACACTGTCCCACTCTCAATCCTCAGCCGCTTCGCCGAAAGCCTACACAACACCGACCGGAGCCACCCAGACGAAAGCGAATCAAGTAATCCCATAGGCTCCGAGCCACTGATTGCATCCTGCAAATCTAACTCAGGCCAGGCACCACCTCGCTGTACCCAATCCCACCCACGACCGCGTATCCCGGCAAACGACGAACGAACCCCCCGCGGAACAACCAAGCAAAGGCACGCGGCCAAGAATACGGCCGCGCCGACCAAATCCACGCCCGAGGCAACACCAAGAACGCGCGCGCGGACTAGCACGGATACGAGCCTAGAAAACCCCTCGGGACCGCGTGATCACGAACGAAATCGCCGTAGCCGAGCCCAGGAGCACGCCCACCGCAACCACCCTATCGCAAACAAGGAAGCGCGCGACGAGCCACCAAACGAGAGCAGCGCGGACCCCGAGCGGAAGCACGAACGAATGCGAGATTAAAGGGAGCAGGGCAGCCGGGACAAACCTTAGCCTCCATGCACGCGAGCCGCGCAAAGCCTCCCGGTCCCGAGCGCGCGGAGCCCTCCGGCCTCTCGGACGAGAAACGGACGCCCCGAGGCGGGAGCGAGAGAATCTGAACCGGAGCGGAGGAGCGGCGAGATTCAGCGGCGGTTCGCGGGAGGGAGAAGCACAGAGCAGCACACCGCCGGGGAGGGAGAGGCGAGTacggcgagggcgagggcgaggcCCACGGAGCGGTGGTGCGTTGGAGTGCAGAGAGGGACAGAGTCTCAGAGACAGGAGAGGAGGCGGAGacgggggagggagggagggagagaggggggctCGGGCATAAAAACGAAGAAAAGAGAGAACGGTGacaggggggagagagagagagattggtgGTGGGGCGTTCAGGGCCGACCGGCAAAATACGGGTCGGGTCAGGCCGGGCCGGAGCTGGGTGCCTAGTCGGAGCCTCTGGAGGTGGAAGAGCGTTATTGGAAGTAAAAAATTTTTAAACTccatcttaaaaaaaagtttctCTTACGATGATACGTATCCACTCTCTATTCTATAGCATAGCTATTAGACATAAGATAGATATTATAGATAGAGTCTCACGAGAATCTTTTTAGAttggattttataaaatttatttttcgtCCCCTCCAACTTCTACCAAGTAGCCTAAGCTAAATTTTAGAGCACTcaacttcttttcttcttccttctttttcttttttctctccttattcctccttctccttcactttttctcttcttctttctattGCATGCCCAAAAATTGTAAGGGGCTCTCAAGTATTTTCAAGATCGGGAGCAACCCTCCGATTGAATTCGCCCCTGCTTCTACCGCTTCCATCCTagctcctttcttcttctctttctcctttCTTTGAATGTGTTGTGTTCTAGTTgagatcatattttttttttcatgttattgtTCCTACTTTTGTTAAGCACAATCGACAGTACCCCGCCACACTTAGCTAACCAGATTGTGAGCGGCAGCCTCCAAAACCCACCATCACTTCGACAAACCCCTAACAAACAATAGGGATGGCAACAGGTTGGGTCAGAGCCGGGTGGAGCAAAACCACACCCGACCTGAAACCCGTCAGTCTCAACCCGACCCACACCTAAAATGACAAATGGGTGAAAATTCACACTTGCACCCCCCGGGGGGCCCATCGGGTTTCGGATTTCATCTCCAGTGGACGGCCTAATTTCACAAGTCCCTTGCTCCTCCGCATATCCTCCTAGTCGACTTTCTAGCGACGCAAACACTGTTCTCCTTTGCATCTCCTCTGAATGCTTCCATCCCAGatcttctctcttttctcttaaTGTTTCCTATCTCACAAGAAATCAATCCTAGTCTAGTGGATCTCCACGTGAGTAGGAATCAAGTTCCAATCAACACACGCAAGTATTACATAACAAAGAAGCAGTCCAAGTCTAGATGGTGATCCTCTGCTGCAACCTCCTCCTGCGTCGCTAGATTTGAGGAGGAAGTGGAAGCCCTCTGTGTCGTCCCTCATCTTGGCTCGGCGCTGCCTAGCAAGGGTTGCGACAAGGATTCCAGCTGTAGAACAGCTCCTCACTTCCACAAGCGGCAGTAGTGAGAAGCACGATTGTTATGCCGACGTCTGCACCGACGGCCTGCAAGCAGGCCTAGTGTGGAAGGGGTCATGCGTAGGAGGGTGCGGCACGTAGGGCAAGTGCAGAGACCAGCACAGAGGGGGCCACGCGAGGATGGGACAGTGCGGAGGAGGCTAGCATGGACGCGTAGTGGGGGCGGCATGCAGCGACGCAGGGGCAGGCCGACAGCATGGTCGTCGGTCGCGTGAAGGCGAGGCCAAAGGGGAGATTAAACGAATGGATAAGGTGGGCGAGTGGGGAGTGGCTGACGGACCAATGGATAAGGTGGGCGAGTCAGGTGCCCACGGGTAACCCATGGGGAAATACCAAACCCGCGCATGCTCGTTACAGATCGGGTATCCGACCTGCTAGACCTGTGGACGGGATTTAGAACTTGAACCCGCACCCGCTAGATGCAGAACCCGTGTGGACCTAAACCCATGGGTCTAGCTGCCATCCCAAACGAACAATGCCCTCACCATACACCACTATAGTTACTTGTTACATGATACGATAGTTAGGAAAGAGGAAATGCTAATCTTATACAGTTATTTGCCAATCATCTTGACGTGAAAGAGGTTGAGATAGGATGAGAAAATTTGCTATGTATTGCGTGTGTAGAGCGTAATATTACCCACAGCTAAAATGCTTTAACTGGGGAGTCATGTTGGGCAACTATAAACCACCTTTATAGCGATTATTGTGTGGCTACCGACTCtttttatatgttctttgcttTGTGTATTCAAAGTAACTTTTAAATCAAATCTGATTCGTTATTTGTTGTATCATATTATTTCTCACACTAGATGATTAGACACACATCGCTTACGTTTCTGTGTAGCAATGTAGCTCATGTCATGGAACTAAGAGAAAATATGAATGAACATACATATGGAACATCCACATACCATTGACTCTTAATATCCAAGCAATTTATATGTGTACTCTAattgtttgtttgttgtgttTCCGGTGATTCGTGGGCGATGTTCCACTTGCTCGTTGTTGGTTGGAATTGTTATATTAACTCATATGTAATGTTCACACATAAGGTTATATAGGATGCAATGCAGACATATTTCAGTAGAAAGACAAGCAAAATGAGTGTAGTAGAAAGTGCTCATTATGTGCACAACAacacttaatttttttagtgatcACAGATTAAGCTACTTCCATGAGAGGCCAAGAATATGATGTTCAACTGGAAATGAATCACTTTCATGCGCGGTTCCATCTTTGAGTAACTACACATTCAAGCAAGAGGACCTTCTCCAATCTACCATCATGACCATATTGGATTACCTCTTTCTTCAACctgtgttggctcacggtcCCAATTACCATTGTAAATGTCATCCTAGTCCATGAGAGTATGTGCAAAGGAAAATATAGAATAGCTGCTTCATAAAGGTAAGGAGACTGAAGATATTCAGTTATTAGATCCGTATTACTACTGCAaatcttttttcctttcatttaAGATGAGAAACATGTCTTATAAATAAGTATCGACAATCTATATATGTTATATAGGTGACACATAAATAAATATCTATATATCTATCTGTATGAATAAGCATTTACTTTAAGGCTATCACGTTGCCAACTAGATGCCATCTAAGATCTATCTAGGATTCAATGAGTTGACAACATGACATCCACTAACTTTATCTACCAACCTCATCCCTTATTGCAACATACTTTGTATACAAACAAGCTACATCTTACGTCTTTGGCACATTCTCTGAAAAAAATCTTCCTACTTGCCCATTCCATAGTCAGCAATCAGAtcgaagaaaaaaacaaaacttCATGTTTGTTTTCCCGCAAAAAACTTATTTTATGTTTGTTGTACTTAAGTGATAGAGATAAACATATATGTTGACATAGTAGATTAGTAGAGGCATCGTGGAGGCGTGACTTCAACTATAGTGGCAGAGCAAATGCACAGTGTAGTCCAAGGGTAACCAACAGAGCTGATCAAGCGCACTTAAAAGACTCGATGGCTTATGTAGGTCTAGCCCAACAGTTGTTGATTGTCGTTGAAGTCATAAGATGTTCTTTTCATGGCGGTGCACAATAGTTTGGATTTTTGCCTTTGAAAAGGTGCATACACATTCACTCCTAAAAAAAAAGGTGTTACTTGATAAATTGGCATGCATGAAGCATGCTGGGGATTTTAATTAGCTTCCATGACTAGGCAAGTAAGAGAATATGTTGTTTCGTTTGATACTTAAAGATGATAACATTCAAATAACGTTagacttaaaaaaataatttagttAAATGTTAATTGAATGAAGATTGATGAAGCACCACTTTTCTCCTCAtgttctctatttatagcttgTTCTCAAAATTTTACTGTTTATCTTGAACCCATACATTACTGTTCACAATGCTCAACCAAATATACACATCGACTATTTACCAATTTCCATCGACACATTCATATTAAGCCAAGAGGtggtaaaaaaaagaaggaactAGGCAAGTAACCCTAAATTGGTTTAGGTGAATTAAGGTTACACACTCACTCTGCTTGACGACCAGTCTTGACTTATAGTCTTTGGCTCAAAAGGTGTGATAGGCCTCTATGTTCGACGTCAACTATGAGTAACTAGTAGGAACCCCGTGTGTTGCTGCGGGCGACGATCAAGCTATGCATTATAAATATCAATAATATGTTTTAGCTCAGCATACATATACATTTAGAGGTGTGTAAACTGATAGATGGTTCAAGTTATGAAATGGAAAAGTATGCATATATCCCAAGCACAAACTAAAAATGACGAATTCAAATGGAATCCTTACTTTTCAAACACAATACTAATATAGGTATCTCATACATAGAGCAAAATACAAAAAACATACCATTGATATTCAAGTCCCAGAACAAAATAACCTCAAGAAATGCTAAGCAAAAAGGTCAACATGGCCACAACCATGAGCAATCATGCCATATCTCTTCACTTActagaaacataaaaataatttcCTCTCTTAGAGGTCTTCCTGCACATGAAGAACATTTGTCAACGGTCACTTGCTAGTAGCTAGATTCAAATATGCAGGTGGGATCATAAAGGGAAAACTCAGTTATAGTGCGGAGAGGCAGTGCCGCAGTGTCAACAATCGTGCACATGACTTGGGTAGAGTAATGGAATATAAACTAAGACTGTCTGAAAACTAAGACTCAAATCCAATGAGTTCAGTAATAAAGTTCACAAAGCTAATGatagagaaaaattattaatagtCGAAGGGCACCAACCATGTTCAAAACGGTGTCAAAACTGAAATGACAAAAATAATTGGTATACGATATTGGAAAATGACTTCTAGTAGGTAAACATGGAGCCTTGGAAGCAGCTaatatgtgatgtaataatgaacgtctagtttaaaaataatatgagtaACATTGCAATAGAAGGATACTCTTAACTCGCAGAGTAGCATTTGATTATTGGAAGTACATAATTGACATAGTTTGTGTTATTACTCATCTATATATGTTGCATATGGCTACCGACTCTAAGCACCTAAGAGATCGTCAGCTCATTTATTTCTGCCAAAAAAAGTTGACATCTCCTTTATAGCTCAATTGCGTCATTAGTGATTCAATCCAATGTACTAGTGCTTCGGGTTTTCAAATATTATATGCTAGCAAATGAGAATGTATCCCTGCCTATGCAAACAACCATATCCTTTATCGTCCCCTTTTCATTGATGGACATTGTTATTCCTTAGCCTATGGAGAGTGTGATAGCAAGCAAGGGCAAAAAAACAGACCATGGCCTGGTAGCAGGTAATGATTTGAGTTGTTGTAGCAACAAAAAATCAGCAATCTGCAATGATAATAGGAGGAAAAGCACTCTGTATAGGAGAAATGGCTCTAAGATAATGAAAGAGGAAATAGAAGGTACCTCAAAGATGAGCAAGCAGGCTATCGAAGAACAATTGCATTATGAGTGATTGACATGTCAGAAAAGACTATCTTAAGAGCATACACATTCCCATGTGACATAATTGTTATGTTTCACTGTCCATGGAGCTGCACGGATAAGGATAGTTTAGTGTTCCAtttgatgaaacatttcaatCATCCAAAGAGATGCATAATTTAAAATTCTCACCCCTCATCCAACACGGTGGGGAGTAATGCAATCAGATGACCCTTCTTTTCTAAAAGAAACACACATGAAACTTTTATGGAACAAAGAACCCTTCTTCTCAGTAAATTATGAATGAGAAATATTGCAATCATACATATTTTATCTCTTACAAATAAACTAACAGCACTTGAAAAAAGTaggcaaaacaaaataaaatggcAACAATGGTTGCTGGATTGGAGGCTTTCATTGGTAAAGAATCTATCTCAATTTTGAAATTACTCGAACACGTACATATCTTGTTTGTCCATAATTTGTACAACATGGAGCAATACACCGCACTGAACATCTACACAACGAATAAATTAAACTATGAAACAAACCAGGAAGCATTGATAAAAGAAGCATCCCCTTTCAAAGGTTGGGCCTAAAATTAAGCTGTAACGCTACCAAGATGAAGGAAGCATTGATaaaagtgaaagtgcatctaggccccctaagtgggttttggtttattgatgacaaaacgattaaggatctaatatgtttatctaagtcatgaacaggtctaagtctaaattgagaagatatatgacgtttgacgcccttcgaaaagaaaggagaagcaactaggagtacttaataggatttaaatttctctatttttgaaattgagtctagaatagccgctctattaagagggttgcatttgattgcttgtttagtgtctatatgctcaagatatcctttagaaccaataagttgagagacacactcacccacggataCCGAGTTGTTTAACAGAAGTTTACTggatccggagtctccggtgttcaccgaatactttgatactcagtatttagtccggagtctccgaatcagactccggcagagggtgctcagttccgttttatttttgttgaaaaagaccagagtctccagtgttcactgaatactccggtagttggtgagttttaaggccggagtctccgagggagactccgccagaggtcgatcggttaggcatttatttttgtttaaaaagaccggagtctccggtgttcatcggatactccggtaggagaaaatgtttttaccGAAGTCttcgagggagactccggcatgggtggctcggttaatatttattcttttgataaaaggactggagtctccggtgttcgccggatactccggtacctggagaagccagagggtccggcaagtctccggacttagtttGAGTaatagccctgtcaggaccggagactctggtgtttaccggagactctggtaacttaacagaattgtaacagctagttctgacacgttctgtgaccgttctgacgccatttttggaattgagaccggatactccgggttaggtctGTCAGAAcaataacagctagtttttaagagagggctatatatacttccacaccccatggcattaaatgcttgttgttgctgctgaactccagactccttgagcattctaagagcattcaaaatccctccaaccacctctagtgctaagttttgcaaaaatttagtgagtttgggtttggagtgagattaaggcacttgagcattgagttatTCATTGACCATTCGTTGTGATCTTTTCtattgaagctttgtgcttctagacggtaagacgtcgcccgtagagcacccaacctttgtggagtgccacgggaagtttgtaatcgacttaaaattgagtaaggaaattctagcttgatctttgtggtcgctagaagaggatagggttggaaaagacccgactctttgtgagctcctcaacagagacgtaggcac of Phragmites australis chromosome 3, lpPhrAust1.1, whole genome shotgun sequence contains these proteins:
- the LOC133912503 gene encoding uncharacterized protein LOC133912503, encoding MEAKMESLDLEDNGDHQPSSEASLASDVICDDTPVCPCIGIEHQAEIPKLVTEDEHHELMTSSLSDSTLRGYGYPVVVGLALPIMWASPSEVNKEEEELQTQKNSETEARANSRDEESQVTSICPTSNNTSKCDPTYQDPERVVLVVQVESDSNQAHDEKLAPCPTQEGVNFINNPMMQQRETKQLNPLPYSPIALWSDHEAELFLLGLYIFGKNLNLLSRFLSTKSVGDVLSYYYGKFYQRDAYKRWSDCRKAKNKRCILGERIFQGSRQQELISRLKSKIPTEAHDSLIEVFKSFSDSQTSLEEFVFTLKSIVGTEAFVEAVGIGKWKHDLTGSVMDPSKPNQVLSVHPDLPAGKDCSSLASEDIIKFLTGDFRRSKTRSNDIFWEAVWPRLLAKGWHSEQPKDVSTTKTCLVFLVPGIKKFSRSKLTKGTHYFDSVSDVLKKVAADPVLLELEADGIDNGLTAEKNDCITDMKLNQDSPLDGYQELPKFTIIDTSLVEGEAPFKVRELRSLPADANITFGLIHHSSNMVSDSSSEEQDASDRLSGDQGNCGRVTADVKDIEMVSVDSLQNMVTANGHSSNGNDDKIDLTITYGLKTKTERRKYLSPVSKRRRLASCSNEQTSRHSFSFSKGGGLEKEKNKPLSTSSKPIAVDAGGTFQTKTIASCSTKEKPSEPKRDAAHSLTNDGPNEKMSLANLIEDKSFECSEAQVRSKITVDETQFAKESAQVSGLINSNKLETTHSDKAIRNIRITSSDNHGGMKADEAPSVSNSNMVCDPSEATGRPASKQPELALQANPRRHGTRNRPPTAKALEAVAFGLLGSGKRKGDPKNTLTNRPSQRARKSTKDLVSMASGDAEKSSMDAEAQR